Proteins from one Loktanella sp. M215 genomic window:
- a CDS encoding VOC family protein translates to MPHLTALDHLVLTVADITATVAFYRDVLGMQVQTFTPADGSTRTALTFGAQKINLHPAARPFDPKARHPAPGSADLCFLTDTPLEGWQAHFATQGVTVIAGPVNRTGAMGPIRSLYVRDPDGNLIEVATRV, encoded by the coding sequence ATGCCGCACCTGACTGCACTCGATCACCTCGTGCTGACCGTGGCCGACATCACCGCCACGGTCGCCTTTTATCGCGACGTGCTGGGGATGCAGGTGCAGACCTTTACACCCGCCGATGGCAGCACGCGAACGGCCCTGACGTTCGGCGCGCAGAAGATCAACCTGCATCCCGCCGCCCGCCCGTTCGATCCCAAGGCACGGCATCCCGCGCCGGGCAGCGCCGACCTGTGCTTTCTGACGGACACGCCGCTGGAAGGCTGGCAGGCCCACTTCGCGACGCAAGGCGTGACGGTGATCGCGGGTCCCGTCAATCGCACCGGGGCCATGGGTCCGATCCGCTCCCTCTACGTCCGCGACCCCGACGGCAACCTGATCGAGGTCGCGACGCGGGTCTAG
- a CDS encoding NAD(P)/FAD-dependent oxidoreductase produces MATADVTVMGAGVFGLSIAWACLQRGARVHVIDPAGVAAGASGGIVGALAPHVPEQWNAKKAFQRDSLLMAQGFWAAVEAASGQSTGYVRSGRLQPLADEAAVALARARAAGAADLWQGQAIWEVVPASDLPWSPPSPTGLVIHDTLSALIHPRQATHALAAAITAQGGVVTRDGQPQGAVVWATGAAGLAEMTAQHSRMVGAGVKGQAALLRHDAAGQPQLFAGGLHIVPHLDGTVAIGSTTERDFSDATTTDDQLDALIAQARAALPALGAAPVIARWAGVRPRSRSRAPMIGTHPFLPGAFVANGGFKIGFGMAPKVAAVMADLILATTDAIPEDFRPQASL; encoded by the coding sequence ATGGCAACGGCAGATGTGACGGTCATGGGGGCAGGGGTGTTCGGCCTGTCCATCGCCTGGGCCTGCCTGCAGCGCGGCGCGCGGGTGCATGTCATCGACCCGGCGGGCGTGGCGGCGGGGGCCTCCGGCGGCATCGTCGGTGCACTGGCCCCGCATGTCCCCGAACAATGGAACGCCAAGAAGGCCTTTCAGCGGGACAGCCTGCTGATGGCGCAGGGCTTCTGGGCGGCGGTCGAGGCGGCCTCCGGCCAGTCCACCGGCTACGTCCGCAGCGGGCGATTGCAACCGCTGGCCGACGAGGCCGCCGTGGCGCTGGCCCGCGCGCGGGCTGCCGGTGCGGCGGACCTCTGGCAGGGTCAGGCGATATGGGAGGTCGTGCCCGCGTCCGATCTGCCGTGGTCGCCGCCCAGCCCGACGGGTCTGGTGATCCACGACACGCTCTCGGCCCTGATCCATCCCCGACAGGCGACCCATGCGCTGGCCGCCGCGATCACGGCGCAGGGCGGTGTCGTGACGCGCGACGGCCAACCGCAAGGCGCAGTCGTCTGGGCCACCGGCGCCGCCGGCCTGGCCGAGATGACGGCGCAACACAGCCGCATGGTCGGCGCGGGGGTGAAGGGGCAGGCGGCGCTGCTGCGCCATGACGCGGCGGGTCAACCGCAGCTCTTTGCGGGCGGCCTGCACATCGTCCCGCATCTGGACGGCACCGTGGCGATCGGGTCGACCACCGAACGCGATTTCAGCGACGCCACGACGACCGACGACCAACTCGACGCCCTGATCGCACAGGCCCGCGCCGCCCTGCCGGCACTCGGCGCTGCCCCTGTCATCGCCCGCTGGGCCGGTGTCCGCCCCCGCAGCCGCAGCCGCGCGCCCATGATCGGCACACACCCGTTCCTCCCCGGCGCCTTCGTCGCCAACGGCGGGTTCAAGATCGGCTTCGGCATGGCCCCCAAGGTCGCAGCCGTCATGGCCGACCTGATCCTCGCCACCACAGATGCCATCCCCGAGGATTTCCGCCCGCAGGCGTCCCTCTGA
- the mnmD gene encoding tRNA (5-methylaminomethyl-2-thiouridine)(34)-methyltransferase MnmD, whose translation MTGQTTAPAGHPLDWRETPFGAVPVSRQFDDPFYSLQGGLAETRHVFLAGNGLPERFHDGFHVGELGFGTGLNFLVTLQAFRDAGVPGRLQFTSFEAYPLDAGALAKALAPFAADLPVQVLPRVADAQGDDFTLRIIAGDAADSLPAWDVCVDAWFLDGFSPAKNPALWTPQILAQVAARTAPGGTAATYSAAGHVRAGLADAGFTVTRVPGFATKRHMTVATKEH comes from the coding sequence ATGACCGGCCAGACCACAGCCCCCGCGGGCCACCCCCTTGACTGGCGCGAGACGCCATTTGGCGCCGTGCCGGTGTCGCGGCAGTTCGACGATCCGTTCTATTCCCTGCAAGGCGGGCTGGCCGAGACCCGGCACGTCTTTCTGGCGGGAAACGGCCTGCCCGAGCGGTTCCACGACGGGTTCCACGTAGGCGAGCTGGGCTTTGGCACCGGGCTGAACTTCCTCGTGACGCTGCAGGCGTTCCGCGACGCGGGCGTGCCGGGGCGCCTGCAGTTCACCAGTTTCGAGGCCTATCCGCTGGACGCAGGGGCGCTGGCCAAAGCACTGGCGCCCTTTGCTGCCGATCTGCCGGTGCAGGTGTTGCCGCGTGTCGCGGATGCGCAAGGGGACGACTTTACCCTGCGGATCATCGCGGGCGATGCGGCCGACAGCCTGCCCGCGTGGGACGTCTGCGTGGATGCGTGGTTCCTCGACGGCTTTTCGCCCGCCAAGAACCCGGCCCTCTGGACGCCGCAGATCCTGGCGCAGGTCGCCGCCCGGACAGCACCCGGCGGCACTGCCGCGACCTATTCCGCCGCGGGCCATGTGCGCGCAGGCCTGGCCGACGCGGGCTTTACCGTGACCCGTGTGCCGGGGTTCGCCACCAAGCGACACATGACCGTCGCCACGAAGGAGCACTGA
- a CDS encoding DMT family transporter encodes MQTSNTRLGIGLMIATTFVFAVQDGLSRHLAGEYNVWMIVMIRYWFFAAFVIAIARAKTGSVRRAAATTQPVLQAFRGLLLAGEICIMVLGFVALGLVESHAIFACYPLLVAALSGPVLGEGVGWRRWVAIGVGFIGVLVILEPGITVFAPAAVLPLAAACMFALYGLLTRYVARADTTATSFFWTGVSGAVAMTLIGIWFWEPMTAPDWGWMATLCVTGVTGHWLLIRCYEVAEASAVQPFAYLQLVFASVIGLTVFGEALQTHVAIGAAIVVAAGVFTLIRARRVQPVVG; translated from the coding sequence ATGCAAACCTCGAATACGCGGCTGGGGATCGGCCTGATGATCGCCACGACCTTCGTCTTTGCGGTGCAGGACGGGCTGTCGCGGCATCTGGCGGGGGAATACAACGTCTGGATGATCGTGATGATCCGCTACTGGTTCTTCGCGGCCTTCGTCATTGCCATCGCGCGGGCGAAAACCGGATCGGTCCGCCGCGCCGCCGCCACCACCCAGCCCGTCCTGCAGGCCTTTCGCGGCCTGCTGCTGGCCGGAGAGATCTGCATCATGGTGCTGGGGTTCGTCGCACTTGGGCTGGTGGAAAGCCACGCGATCTTTGCCTGCTACCCGCTGCTGGTCGCGGCGCTGTCCGGCCCGGTGCTGGGCGAGGGCGTCGGCTGGCGGCGCTGGGTCGCGATCGGCGTGGGGTTTATCGGCGTGCTGGTCATTCTGGAACCGGGGATCACCGTCTTTGCCCCCGCCGCCGTGCTGCCGCTGGCGGCGGCCTGCATGTTCGCGCTTTACGGCTTGCTCACGCGCTATGTCGCGCGGGCGGACACCACCGCCACCAGCTTTTTCTGGACCGGCGTCAGCGGGGCGGTCGCGATGACCCTGATCGGCATCTGGTTCTGGGAACCGATGACCGCCCCCGACTGGGGCTGGATGGCCACGCTGTGCGTCACCGGCGTCACCGGTCACTGGCTGCTGATCCGCTGCTACGAAGTGGCCGAGGCGAGCGCCGTGCAACCCTTTGCCTATCTGCAACTGGTCTTTGCCAGCGTGATCGGCCTCACGGTCTTTGGCGAGGCGTTGCAGACCCATGTGGCCATCGGTGCGGCCATCGTCGTGGCGGCCGGTGTCTTTACCTTGATCCGGGCGCGCCGGGTCCAGCCGGTTGTCGGATGA
- a CDS encoding sensor histidine kinase has protein sequence MPQTADTSLPTFVAEPDALLPLGVRVAGLGLGSIDYLNDTITLDRRAATLFDLPAHRPIPRDELHGRIHPDERPAIEAQVSAMLSPGQPDCIDVVHRVMTADGSERWLSARKQVTFDQPEGEGRRPVKGLVAIMDMTAHKAAERQVQDLMQEMNHRLKNLLTVVQSIARMTARSGPIEEFLPRFNARMAALAHNQDLLVSRGAGGVALGALVREQLQPFTDGAQDRVTISGPDLPLRFQAIQPIGLALHELATNATKYGALSTPEGRLDVAWQIVDDKMTLSWTESGGPEVVPPQRQGFGSTVLQGMVEGALAADVTLAYRPEGLHWALVCDSHQVHDSQQPR, from the coding sequence ATGCCACAGACCGCCGATACCTCTTTGCCGACTTTCGTTGCGGAACCCGACGCGCTGCTGCCCCTTGGTGTGCGCGTTGCGGGGCTGGGTCTGGGCAGCATCGACTATTTGAACGACACGATCACGCTGGATCGCCGGGCCGCGACGCTGTTCGACCTGCCCGCGCACCGACCCATTCCCAGAGACGAGCTGCACGGCCGCATCCATCCCGACGAACGCCCCGCGATCGAGGCGCAGGTCAGCGCCATGCTGTCCCCCGGTCAGCCGGATTGCATCGACGTCGTCCACCGGGTCATGACCGCAGACGGCAGCGAACGCTGGCTGAGCGCGCGCAAGCAGGTCACCTTTGACCAACCCGAAGGCGAGGGGCGCAGGCCGGTCAAGGGGCTGGTCGCGATCATGGACATGACCGCCCACAAGGCGGCAGAGCGTCAGGTGCAGGATCTGATGCAGGAAATGAACCACCGGCTGAAGAACCTGCTGACCGTCGTGCAAAGCATCGCGCGGATGACCGCCCGCAGCGGCCCGATCGAGGAGTTCCTGCCCCGCTTCAATGCCCGGATGGCGGCGCTGGCGCATAATCAGGATTTGCTGGTCTCGCGCGGGGCCGGTGGCGTGGCGCTGGGCGCTCTGGTGCGCGAACAGCTGCAACCCTTTACCGATGGTGCGCAGGACCGGGTCACCATCTCCGGCCCGGATCTGCCGCTGCGGTTTCAGGCGATCCAGCCGATCGGGCTGGCCCTGCACGAACTGGCCACGAATGCGACGAAATACGGCGCGCTCTCGACGCCAGAGGGGCGTCTGGACGTCGCCTGGCAGATCGTCGACGACAAGATGACCCTGTCCTGGACCGAATCGGGCGGGCCAGAGGTGGTCCCGCCGCAGCGTCAGGGCTTTGGCAGCACCGTGCTGCAGGGCATGGTCGAAGGCGCGCTCGCGGCGGACGTGACCCTCGCATACCGCCCGGAGGGGCTGCATTGGGCACTGGTCTGCGACAGCCATCAGGTCCACGACAGCCAGCAGCCCCGTTAG
- a CDS encoding lytic transglycosylase domain-containing protein: MSFPALRRLAVAASLLAAPLPGLAQVTGDDVAAVTYAMKRDFLNAYVKAGADDRAIRDLVTWQRLRFGDAAFADYIAFDATNADWPGQDTLRSAGELLIPAGYDPKAVVGWFSKTAPMTGEGAVRLAQAQAALGDAAAARATVRAAWTGLSLTEGGQAALLAAYGVDLADLHMARADALLWRWQTAEAERMLPLLGADDSALVRARVALIRKAGNPDAALAAVPAALRSTPGLLYDRFNWQASKGRQSDAMAILQAQSTSAEALRQPWRWASWRRMLARWQMREGKYQAAYDLASRHFLNPADSAESYADLEWLSGYLKLRYLQDPAQALVHFDRTAAEVDSPISLGRAGYWQGRALEALGRTEDAREAYARGAQNQTSFYGLLAAEKLGVPLDPFLTGTQDARNWQDAPIMRDDMVRAGMALLQAGERGKAVLFFAALGKRLDADDLSRLGAALEAQDETYFEVLLGKSAAARGLIVPTVYFPIHGVADMDLPVPSALALSIARRESEFNATVGSPVGALGLMQLMPGTARDVARSLDLPYDKARLTADWRYNATLGSRYLADLEDRFGDSPVQIAAGYNAGPGRPRDWMKERGDPRTGEVDVIDWIEMIPFRETRNYVQRVTESIPIYRARLTGQAGQVRFTDLLRGESAVVRPVARADGTLDLPAPVTGTEAVLNPAAALPRPVLRPVDLAAGALRQAALTTAGVPPMRPKARPSERLAVAAVAPATDVGPPAMTDDPETMTTPPSAPASVAMTNDGPRQTLRPVVRPEG, from the coding sequence ATGTCGTTCCCCGCCTTGCGCCGCCTTGCTGTCGCAGCCAGTCTTCTTGCCGCCCCGCTTCCGGGGCTGGCCCAGGTGACCGGCGACGACGTGGCCGCCGTGACATATGCCATGAAGCGTGATTTCCTGAACGCCTATGTCAAGGCCGGGGCCGATGACCGGGCGATCCGCGATCTGGTGACATGGCAGCGGCTGCGGTTCGGGGATGCGGCCTTTGCCGACTATATTGCCTTCGATGCGACCAACGCGGACTGGCCCGGTCAGGACACGTTACGCAGTGCGGGCGAGTTGCTGATCCCGGCGGGTTACGATCCCAAGGCGGTGGTCGGCTGGTTCAGCAAGACCGCGCCGATGACCGGAGAGGGTGCGGTGCGTCTGGCGCAGGCGCAGGCGGCGCTGGGTGATGCTGCTGCGGCACGCGCGACGGTGCGCGCCGCATGGACCGGCTTGTCGCTGACCGAGGGCGGTCAGGCTGCCTTGCTGGCGGCCTACGGCGTCGATCTGGCGGATCTGCACATGGCCCGCGCCGATGCGCTGCTGTGGCGCTGGCAGACGGCAGAGGCAGAGCGGATGCTGCCCCTGCTGGGGGCCGACGACAGCGCGCTGGTGCGGGCGCGGGTTGCGCTGATCCGCAAGGCGGGCAATCCCGATGCGGCGCTGGCGGCGGTGCCGGCGGCGCTGCGCAGCACGCCGGGGCTGCTGTACGACCGGTTCAACTGGCAGGCCAGCAAGGGCCGCCAGTCTGACGCCATGGCGATCCTGCAGGCGCAGTCGACCAGCGCAGAGGCGCTTAGGCAGCCGTGGCGCTGGGCCAGCTGGCGGCGGATGCTGGCGCGCTGGCAGATGCGCGAAGGCAAATATCAGGCGGCCTACGATCTCGCCTCGCGGCATTTTCTGAACCCCGCCGACAGTGCGGAATCCTACGCCGACCTCGAATGGTTGTCGGGCTACCTCAAGCTGCGGTACCTGCAGGATCCCGCGCAGGCGCTGGTGCATTTCGACCGCACCGCGGCCGAGGTGGACAGCCCGATTTCGCTGGGCCGGGCCGGATACTGGCAAGGCCGCGCGCTGGAGGCGTTGGGCCGTACCGAGGATGCCCGCGAAGCCTATGCGCGCGGGGCACAGAACCAGACGAGCTTCTACGGCTTGCTGGCGGCGGAGAAGCTGGGTGTGCCGCTCGATCCGTTCCTGACCGGCACGCAGGACGCGCGCAACTGGCAGGACGCACCCATCATGCGCGACGACATGGTGCGTGCGGGCATGGCGCTGCTGCAGGCGGGCGAGCGGGGCAAGGCGGTGCTGTTCTTTGCCGCCCTCGGCAAGCGGCTGGACGCGGACGACCTCTCACGCCTTGGTGCGGCGCTGGAGGCGCAGGACGAGACCTATTTCGAGGTGCTGCTGGGCAAGTCCGCCGCAGCGCGGGGACTGATCGTGCCGACAGTCTATTTCCCGATCCACGGGGTCGCGGATATGGACCTGCCGGTGCCCTCGGCGCTGGCGCTGTCCATCGCGCGGCGCGAGTCGGAGTTCAACGCGACCGTCGGCAGCCCGGTGGGCGCGCTGGGGCTGATGCAGCTGATGCCGGGCACCGCCAGGGACGTCGCGCGCAGCCTTGACCTGCCCTACGACAAGGCGCGTCTGACCGCCGACTGGCGTTACAACGCGACGCTGGGCAGCCGGTATCTGGCGGACCTTGAGGATCGTTTCGGCGACAGCCCGGTGCAGATCGCGGCGGGTTACAATGCCGGCCCCGGCCGGCCCCGCGATTGGATGAAGGAGCGCGGCGATCCGCGCACCGGCGAGGTCGACGTGATCGACTGGATCGAGATGATTCCGTTCCGCGAGACGCGCAATTATGTCCAGCGGGTGACGGAATCGATCCCGATCTACCGCGCGCGGCTGACCGGGCAGGCGGGGCAGGTCCGCTTTACCGACCTGCTGCGCGGCGAAAGCGCTGTGGTCCGTCCCGTGGCCCGCGCCGATGGCACGCTGGACCTGCCCGCACCGGTCACCGGGACGGAGGCGGTGCTGAACCCCGCCGCCGCCCTGCCGCGCCCGGTGCTGCGCCCGGTTGATCTGGCCGCCGGGGCGCTGCGGCAGGCCGCGCTGACGACCGCCGGGGTGCCGCCGATGCGTCCGAAAGCCAGACCCTCCGAACGTCTGGCCGTCGCGGCGGTGGCGCCTGCCACCGATGTCGGACCGCCGGCGATGACGGACGATCCCGAAACGATGACGACCCCGCCGTCCGCACCCGCCTCTGTCGCGATGACGAACGATGGACCGCGTCAGACCCTGCGCCCGGTGGTCCGTCCCGAGGGCTGA